The Rosa chinensis cultivar Old Blush chromosome 7, RchiOBHm-V2, whole genome shotgun sequence DNA segment ggaaaagaccgtgacatcgtggaggtctacagaatagaccctagtcgctatatcttcgaataatgcagagatcattgctcttcatgaagtggttcgtgaatgaatatggattggattcataattacgcatgttcgaacaattgtggtttgaagtctaccacagatgagcctacaagcatttaggataatgatgcttgttttgaacaaatgaggcaaggctacatcaaaagcgataacaccaagcacaatcaacaacaacagactctcctcgagatcaaagtgaactagattcaatctgaggacagtgaggcagacttgtttactaagtcattgcccaaatccacgttcgagaaacatgtggcaagaattggcttgcggaaattatctgaattctcatgatcgtagtcatcagggggagacgcagacatcagggggagatgtctacatgttcacctcgaaacgtgaagggtgtgttgtactctttttccccttcgaccgaggttatttttgtcccactgggtttttgttactcggcaaggtttttaacgaggcaacgagagaagcaccgtgtttggacaacacaagggggagtgttcaaggaaaacctaatttgtgtttagcccaaactctaggttacttgacctagtggtagtaggatttaattagaaggatctagaatcctaatcaatgtagaattactttccttgtatgattgagattctatgcattgtaatcctctatataaagaggcccctattatcaatgagaatacacaacgattatctctcaatttctgattccctaaaacactaaCCTCTTTGatgtgaggaaaaaaaaattagtaattaccaTATTGAGATGTGCTGGAATTAATTAGCAATTAATTCCACAATAAATCAAAAAATTATAGTAAAAGaatgtattaaataaaaattgatgaTACATAGTGGATCTTATTTAATGATGATGGACATAGATGAAAGTTGGATTAAAAaataagacaaaaaaatatagtgtgcattaagtaattgaGGGGATGTATTATACATGCCGAAATGATCTCCAAACAGTTTTCTCTAAGTAGCGAGTGATTTCTCAAAAAGCTAAGAATCTAAGTACTTTATTTGCTGCAGAAATATGATCAAGCATCTATGACCCATATACAATTATGCAGCAAGATGGTGACCTGAACTGTATAGGACTCAATGTACATACTCTATATGCTAAGGTTTTCATGTAATTACATAAACACCCAAAGCAAAACATTAGGGTTAAAACTCAAAATTGAAAAGGGCTTAGACTCCAGAAGATCTTCTGCTAAGGGAAGGAGACGAGTCAAACATTTCCTGACCAAGCTCCTTTATCTTGTTAACAAGAAGTGATTGTTCAGTCTCAAGCTGAACCATGTACGCTTCTTGTGTATCCTCGAGGCTTTCTAACTCAGACATAGCCGTTGACAGTCCTTCCAGATTTCCATCCTCAATTAGACACTGGAACTTCATCATCATTTGTTTCATCTAAACAAACTCGAGAGTTAGAAACTTAGAATGGAGTTGAGTTTGTTTGAAACATTTTTTGTACAACGGCTAAGATGAGCAAGTCATAATTCTCATTTACCTCGTTTGAAATTCTGTGTGCTCTTTTCATGGATGGATCAGACTCCAAGCTCGTTCTTTTCTCCAAGTCTGGGACTTTTCTTGTAATCCGAATATGGATCTCTCCCCTTTTCACACCTTGGAGGGGTATCCACTTGTCTGACATCTGGTTTGGAGGCAGTCTCTGATATTCGACAACACAGTCACCGATGCTTGATGTTGGTAATAAAGCATTGTGGTCTTTAACATGCAACTCTAGGGGGCTTCCATCATCAGGGAATTCCAAGGTCTGATTCCAGTGGGGATTCAGAGTTTTGTACATAACCTGCAAGGCAAGTCATCGCAGAATTTATCAACCTGATCCATGGAATATCAAGTATAATAGTGTTTCAGAAATATGGTGAGGAAAATCAAAGGGTAAGCGGAACTGCTAAGGCATCTACAATATTAATGTGATACTTCTACTAACCTTTGTTCTTTTCTTCAAGTGCCCATACTGAACCCTCACGTATGGATCACTTGTCCCTCTGATATCAGCAGCAATAAGGTCTTTCGCTTCAAGGAGAACAAGTTCAAGCCATCCATTATTTGAATGCGTAGTCGAACCCTGAAAATACCAAAGAGGTGAAAAGGCAGAATAATTTAGTCACCAAAACAGATATCAGACTAATAAGTTGATCCACATGTATAATCATTCATTAAGTTTTATAATAACATACCCTTGATCCTTCAGAGCCTTCAGCTCTAACTGCTTCTATTTGAAGCCTAAGTTCTCCAGAATTAACTTTTTCTAGAGGGATCCAAACATCCCTGACTGATCCATCAACCAGTCCCTCCAAATTAACTCGTGCACTACCAATGCTGTCATCACCGAAGGTATCTTCACTGTAGCACTTTATCATCAAGTACTCACCTCCTCCTATCTCATCAAATTCAAACTTCTGATTCCAGAGAGGACTCAAAGCATGAGCAGTCCTTGTTCTCTGGAGAATCTGAAAGAAAgtaacaaaatataaataatatttacaattatCTGCAAAGTATATACCAATGAGAAAATCAAAGAACATAATGAAGGGAAACAAAATATCTACCTTGCCATACTGCAATTTAACATATGGAGCACACTTCCCAGACCTGTCTTTTGAAATAAGATCCTTTCCTTCCAGAACAGTTATGTTAACTTTCCTCCCGGTTCTCGGCAGAAAATTTGATGAACCAAAAAGCGATCTTTGGGAGCTCAAGTTGTCCAAGACGTGTGAACCATCAGAGAATTGCCATTCTTTAAGGACAAGCTGCACTGTCAACTGCATGATGCATTgagcaaaaataaattaataaataattaCATAAAGTGAAAATGGGATACAGAAACCAGGCATAAATCTTATAATCCCAGGCAAAATCTTATGTGTTACCTCCCCAGAATGGACCCCCTCAAATGGAACAACTATTTCAACTTCCTTTCCACAGAATAAAGCATGTTTGGCTATTACACCAGAGTCGGGTCCTATTGCCCAAAACACTGTAGAATCATCCTCAACATACTTCACCTACTCGAAAGGAACAACAATTCAACTTAGTTGAAGTTGACACTCAACGAGGTGATAAGATAAGGTTAAAGTTATCACTGTAATTTCAAAATTAAGTTAAGCATGGTAATAATAGTACCTTAACTTCACAACTCGCCAGATAGTCATACTTCACATTGTTTGGTGTGGATTCATAAAGATTAAATCGAAGAGTACCGGTTTCTTCATGTAACACCATATTAAATTTTGAATTCCATCTAGGGTTTGAACCGAACTTCATATCTGTTCTTCTAGTTAACTGCTCAAGCTCAACCTCCACAAATGTCTGTAGATCTTTATCAACAAAATGCTCTTCTGAAGTACTATCAAATTGCCTTCTGGATGGGCTTAATCTCAAGCCAGATCTAGAAAGTTTACTGGCTGAAACGATTGTCACATATATAATACCTCCAACAGCCTTTTTCCTTAGGCTTACTGCTGGCATAGAGTAACAACGGCGGCGAGGTTCAACCATCGTCTTAACCAAGGTTTCATTAAGAATTTTCACCTATGAGAGAAAAAATctattatttgtaaaagtaagagATTTTGAAGACATTCAGTACAAAAAGGTTTTCATGCTTAAGAACCAAACCAGCCAAGAAGAAACACCAGGAAGCTCTGTAGCAGGTAGTGATTGGCTTCCACCACTACCAAACGCAACTCCTATCCTCACATCAGGAACTGACAGAAATGAGTACAAAATTGCTCTCCCATTCAAAACTGGCCTCAGGAGAAGCTGCAAAATGCAATTTACTGGATGAAGGACTCACCAAAGAAAACTTAAATTGCTTCAGAGTGATGCACAACAGTCAATGCTTTCCAATAGGATAGCCACAACTCAGAGAAGGAAAAGCAAGCTAAGTTATGtttgtgtatatataatttCAGTTGTAAATTGGTTTGAGATGAACTGTacaagaaaaaaagatgaaaagGAAGCTGCTTTACATACATCTCCCTTGATGTGGAGGCTATTTATAACA contains these protein-coding regions:
- the LOC112177213 gene encoding synaptotagmin-5 isoform X1; this translates as MSRGKNKRSLRVEDAVEFFNFVVEEKPFLPVLIPVVLFAWAIERWVFSFSNWVPLAVAVWATVQYGNYQRRIIVEDLNKQWKRVILNTSPITPLEPCEWLNRMLTEVWPNYINPKLSSRFSSIVEKRLKHRKSRLIERIELQEFSLGSSPPSLGLHGTRWSTSGDQRIMRLGFDWDTTDMSIMLLAKLAMPLMGTARIVINSLHIKGDLLLRPVLNGRAILYSFLSVPDVRIGVAFGSGGSQSLPATELPGVSSWLVKILNETLVKTMVEPRRRCYSMPAVSLRKKAVGGIIYVTIVSASKLSRSGLRLSPSRRQFDSTSEEHFVDKDLQTFVEVELEQLTRRTDMKFGSNPRWNSKFNMVLHEETGTLRFNLYESTPNNVKYDYLASCEVKVKYVEDDSTVFWAIGPDSGVIAKHALFCGKEVEIVVPFEGVHSGELTVQLVLKEWQFSDGSHVLDNLSSQRSLFGSSNFLPRTGRKVNITVLEGKDLISKDRSGKCAPYVKLQYGKILQRTRTAHALSPLWNQKFEFDEIGGGEYLMIKCYSEDTFGDDSIGSARVNLEGLVDGSVRDVWIPLEKVNSGELRLQIEAVRAEGSEGSRGSTTHSNNGWLELVLLEAKDLIAADIRGTSDPYVRVQYGHLKKRTKVMYKTLNPHWNQTLEFPDDGSPLELHVKDHNALLPTSSIGDCVVEYQRLPPNQMSDKWIPLQGVKRGEIHIRITRKVPDLEKRTSLESDPSMKRAHRISNEMKQMMMKFQCLIEDGNLEGLSTAMSELESLEDTQEAYMVQLETEQSLLVNKIKELGQEMFDSSPSLSRRSSGV
- the LOC112177213 gene encoding extended synaptotagmin-1 isoform X2 — translated: MGHVGQHQRIMRLGFDWDTTDMSIMLLAKLAMPLMGTARIVINSLHIKGDLLLRPVLNGRAILYSFLSVPDVRIGVAFGSGGSQSLPATELPGVSSWLVKILNETLVKTMVEPRRRCYSMPAVSLRKKAVGGIIYVTIVSASKLSRSGLRLSPSRRQFDSTSEEHFVDKDLQTFVEVELEQLTRRTDMKFGSNPRWNSKFNMVLHEETGTLRFNLYESTPNNVKYDYLASCEVKVKYVEDDSTVFWAIGPDSGVIAKHALFCGKEVEIVVPFEGVHSGELTVQLVLKEWQFSDGSHVLDNLSSQRSLFGSSNFLPRTGRKVNITVLEGKDLISKDRSGKCAPYVKLQYGKILQRTRTAHALSPLWNQKFEFDEIGGGEYLMIKCYSEDTFGDDSIGSARVNLEGLVDGSVRDVWIPLEKVNSGELRLQIEAVRAEGSEGSRGSTTHSNNGWLELVLLEAKDLIAADIRGTSDPYVRVQYGHLKKRTKVMYKTLNPHWNQTLEFPDDGSPLELHVKDHNALLPTSSIGDCVVEYQRLPPNQMSDKWIPLQGVKRGEIHIRITRKVPDLEKRTSLESDPSMKRAHRISNEMKQMMMKFQCLIEDGNLEGLSTAMSELESLEDTQEAYMVQLETEQSLLVNKIKELGQEMFDSSPSLSRRSSGV